Below is a window of Bacteroidota bacterium DNA.
ATGAAAAACTCTGAAAACCCTTTGGGAACAAAGATAATAAATAATCTGACTGCGTTAAAATTTTGCTCAATAGCTACGGTTATTCAGAAAAATTTGTGCCTTGCATCTTATTCATTATCTTTGTTTCTTAAAAGAAATGTATTTATAGAACCCCCCTTAACATAGAACCAATCTTTTCAAAAGTAATCTTGCCAGATTTTACAATTTTTAAAATTATTTTTTGTGTCAATTTTTTTAGAGGAAATTGCATACACAGAGGAACCACTTCCTGTTAATGAAACGTATTCTGCACCCTTTTTATAAAGTTCGTCTTTAATATCTTTTATTTCAGGATGTTTTTTTAAAAGGTATTTTTCGAAATCATTTTTAATAAGTTTTTTCCAATTCCAAGGGGCTTCATTTATAGATTCTTTTAAAGATAATTCGGATTTTGTGGGAGTCAAACTTTGATAGGCTTCCTTTGTTGAAATATTAATAGCGGGCGAAATAATTGTTAAAAAACTTCTGCCTGCAAACATACTAATTTCTTCAAAAATATTTCCTGTACCCGAAGCAAAAACTGTTTTATTTTTTATAAAAAACGGGCAATCACTACCAATGGGTTTTGATAATTCAATAAGTTGATTGTCAGTTAATTTAAGTTCAAAAAGTTGATTTAACATTTTAATTGTAAAAGCTGCATCTGATGAACCTCCTCCAAGTCCGGCACCCATTGGAATATTTTTGTAAAGAATAATTTCTACATTTGATATGTCAAATTTTTCCTGAATTATTTTGAATGCTTTTACAACTAAGTTGTCTTCGGTTTTTCCTTGAACTTTATTGCCGTATTGTACAAATTTGAATTCCTTAGAAACTAAAATTTCCAGTGCATCATAATATTTTTTTACAGGATAAAAAATACTTTCAATATCATGATATCCGTCATTTCTTTTGTTAACAACGTTTAATCCTATATTAATTTTTGCATTCGGAAAATCCAGCATTTTACAACTATTTAAGTAGTATTCTTTTTGAAACTGAACTAATTTCATTACTTACTTTACACAAATAAATACCTTTTGGATATTTTGAAAGATTAATTACTTTGTGATATCGTCCATTAAAGTTTTCTAATTTGTCTTCAAAAATTACTTTTCCAAGCATATTTGTTATGCAGATATTAATAGTGGTAGAGTTTTGAAAATTTAAAACAAGATTTACTTTTGC
It encodes the following:
- the ispE gene encoding 4-(cytidine 5'-diphospho)-2-C-methyl-D-erythritol kinase gives rise to the protein MLDFPNAKINIGLNVVNKRNDGYHDIESIFYPVKKYYDALEILVSKEFKFVQYGNKVQGKTEDNLVVKAFKIIQEKFDISNVEIILYKNIPMGAGLGGGSSDAAFTIKMLNQLFELKLTDNQLIELSKPIGSDCPFFIKNKTVFASGTGNIFEEISMFAGRSFLTIISPAINISTKEAYQSLTPTKSELSLKESINEAPWNWKKLIKNDFEKYLLKKHPEIKDIKDELYKKGAEYVSLTGSGSSVYAISSKKIDTKNNFKNCKIWQDYF